A portion of the Paenibacillus sp. PvR098 genome contains these proteins:
- a CDS encoding DUF456 domain-containing protein, which produces MTIAAWLIILILFAVGMAGAVYPVLPGALAIYAAFFVYGWMIGFEPFGLWFWLIQTTIVAVLMVADYAVSALGVKKFGGTRASVIGSTVGLLIGPIVIPVAGLLIGPFLGAVIGELIAGTQLRQAFRAGIGAVVGFFSGLVVKVALQLLMIILFIVWVVRY; this is translated from the coding sequence ATGACGATTGCCGCTTGGCTCATCATCCTGATCTTATTTGCCGTGGGAATGGCCGGAGCCGTGTATCCGGTGCTGCCGGGCGCGCTGGCCATCTACGCCGCATTCTTTGTGTATGGCTGGATGATCGGCTTCGAGCCGTTCGGCCTCTGGTTTTGGCTCATCCAGACGACCATTGTGGCTGTCCTGATGGTGGCCGACTATGCGGTTAGTGCGCTGGGAGTCAAGAAGTTCGGCGGCACGCGCGCGTCTGTCATCGGAAGCACCGTTGGTCTCTTGATCGGTCCGATCGTCATTCCCGTAGCGGGTCTCTTAATCGGTCCTTTCCTCGGCGCGGTCATTGGCGAGCTAATCGCAGGGACCCAGCTGCGTCAGGCCTTTCGCGCAGGTATCGGCGCCGTGGTAGGATTTTTCTCAGGTCTTGTGGTCAAGGTAGCGCTGCAGCTTTTGATGATCATACTGTTTATTGTTTGGGTAGTAAGGTATTAA
- a CDS encoding Cof-type HAD-IIB family hydrolase, whose translation MSHYKLIALDLDGTLLTDDKHISEENKAAIRLAEDAGVTVMFATGRGVQNVEAYIEELGLRSPLVTVNGSEVWKEPGVLLERHVVAPELIRRMHALAVYYDTWFWAYCVGDIYNKERWVPESELDAKQWLKFGYFTENVDSLAVIRQELASWNLLEITNSHPWNLELNPKGVSKASGLHQVCRLLGIEMSQVIAMGDSLNDVAMIREAGLGVAMGNAQDEVKALADIVTLTNEENGVAKVIRQYALK comes from the coding sequence ATGAGTCATTACAAACTAATTGCGCTCGATTTGGACGGAACGCTGCTTACGGACGATAAGCACATATCGGAGGAGAACAAGGCGGCCATCCGACTGGCGGAAGACGCCGGGGTTACCGTGATGTTTGCCACGGGACGCGGCGTGCAGAACGTTGAGGCGTATATCGAGGAGCTCGGACTCCGTTCGCCGCTGGTAACTGTAAACGGCAGCGAGGTATGGAAGGAGCCGGGAGTGCTCTTGGAGCGGCACGTCGTCGCTCCTGAGCTCATTCGCCGTATGCATGCCTTAGCGGTATATTACGATACGTGGTTCTGGGCATACTGCGTCGGCGACATTTATAACAAAGAGCGTTGGGTGCCGGAATCCGAGCTCGATGCGAAGCAGTGGCTGAAATTCGGTTATTTTACGGAAAACGTAGATAGTCTTGCTGTGATCCGACAGGAGCTTGCCTCATGGAACTTGTTGGAGATTACGAATTCCCATCCGTGGAACCTCGAGCTCAATCCAAAGGGCGTTAGCAAGGCGAGCGGCTTGCACCAGGTGTGCAGGCTGCTCGGGATCGAAATGTCGCAGGTTATTGCCATGGGCGACAGCTTGAACGACGTAGCGATGATTCGGGAAGCCGGTCTTGGCGTTGCGATGGGTAATGCTCAAGACGAAGTCAAGGCGCTGGCCGACATCGTTACCTTAACCAATGAAGAGAATGGCGTGGCCAAAGTGATTAGACAATATGCTTTAAAATAG
- the asnB gene encoding asparagine synthase (glutamine-hydrolyzing), translating to MCGITGVLYFEDREPSPTMLKSMTDIIVHRGPDDFGFWSENRIGLGFRRLSIIDLSEGHQPLANEDETVWIVFNGEIYNYKYLRNTLQAKGHQFKTHSDTEVIVHLYEEYGEDCVKHLRGMFGFVIWDRRKKRLFGARDHFGIKPFYYYNDGRRFLFGSEIKSILAAEGVERTIHTESLLNYLTFQYVPEPTTMFQGIHKLPPGHTVTVSYDGDMKIRPYWDPMLEPDENRTLADCVEQVREALKDSVVHHMQSDVERGCFLSSGIDSTAIAAHMRRIEPIRTFSVGFEGANNETVIARQTAQALDTEHYEKIITAKDYFATLPKAVWHQDEPVADPSAIALYHVAQLAREHVTVVLSGEGADELFGGYRIYHEPQSLAPIERLPAGVKRMLHALARLLPAGVYGRNYLLRGTTPLEERFLGNAKIFSEDMKAEVVRVDQEMLRSYRNPLEIAKVFYDKSKHLDPVSRMQYIDMNLWMPGDILMKADKMTMAHSLELRVPFLDVDLYEVTRRIPAKYRIAEGTTKYVFRKAMEGIIPDFILNRPKLGFPVPMRDWMKGPQGHIIMEQIAGSGIEDYIRIDTVRAMLKNHQNGQGDYARRIWTIYMFALWHTTYMEELPSPSLAHAL from the coding sequence ATGTGCGGGATTACCGGTGTTTTATATTTTGAGGACCGAGAGCCATCTCCAACTATGCTGAAAAGCATGACCGATATCATCGTTCACAGGGGACCGGACGATTTTGGATTTTGGAGCGAGAATCGCATTGGATTGGGCTTTCGCCGCTTGTCGATTATAGACCTGAGCGAAGGACACCAGCCCTTAGCCAACGAGGATGAAACCGTGTGGATTGTGTTTAACGGCGAGATTTATAACTATAAATATTTGCGCAATACGCTGCAGGCGAAGGGGCATCAATTCAAAACGCACAGCGATACCGAGGTCATCGTTCATTTGTATGAAGAATATGGTGAGGACTGCGTAAAGCATCTGCGCGGGATGTTCGGATTTGTCATTTGGGACCGCCGGAAGAAACGGTTGTTTGGGGCGCGGGACCATTTTGGAATTAAGCCTTTTTACTATTATAACGACGGTAGAAGATTCCTGTTTGGGTCGGAAATCAAAAGCATTCTGGCGGCCGAAGGGGTGGAGCGGACGATCCATACGGAGAGCCTGCTCAACTACTTGACGTTCCAATACGTGCCGGAGCCGACCACGATGTTCCAGGGCATTCATAAGCTCCCGCCGGGGCATACGGTGACCGTGTCGTACGACGGGGACATGAAGATTCGTCCTTACTGGGATCCGATGCTGGAACCGGATGAAAATCGTACTCTGGCCGATTGCGTGGAACAAGTACGGGAGGCTTTGAAGGACTCCGTCGTACACCATATGCAAAGCGATGTGGAGCGCGGCTGCTTCCTGTCCAGCGGCATCGATTCAACAGCGATCGCAGCGCATATGCGTAGAATTGAGCCGATCCGCACCTTCTCCGTAGGCTTTGAGGGCGCGAATAACGAGACGGTTATCGCCAGACAAACCGCACAGGCGCTCGATACGGAGCATTACGAAAAAATCATCACAGCCAAGGACTATTTTGCGACCTTGCCTAAGGCGGTATGGCATCAGGACGAGCCGGTAGCCGACCCGTCGGCGATCGCGCTTTATCATGTCGCGCAGCTCGCAAGGGAGCACGTTACCGTCGTGCTATCCGGAGAAGGAGCAGACGAGCTGTTCGGCGGCTACCGCATTTACCACGAGCCGCAGTCTCTGGCGCCTATCGAGCGTCTCCCCGCCGGAGTGAAACGGATGCTTCACGCACTTGCGCGGCTGCTGCCCGCAGGCGTATATGGACGGAACTACCTGCTTCGCGGCACGACCCCGCTGGAGGAGCGGTTCCTTGGCAACGCCAAGATTTTCAGCGAGGACATGAAGGCCGAAGTCGTTCGGGTGGATCAGGAAATGCTGAGAAGCTACCGAAATCCTTTGGAGATTGCCAAAGTGTTTTATGATAAAAGCAAGCATTTGGACCCGGTTTCCCGAATGCAGTATATCGATATGAATTTGTGGATGCCCGGGGATATCCTGATGAAGGCGGACAAGATGACGATGGCTCATTCACTGGAGCTGCGCGTACCGTTCCTCGATGTGGATTTGTATGAAGTAACGCGCCGCATTCCAGCCAAATACCGGATTGCGGAAGGCACGACGAAGTACGTATTCCGCAAAGCGATGGAAGGGATCATCCCGGACTTCATCCTGAACCGACCGAAGCTCGGGTTCCCGGTTCCGATGCGGGATTGGATGAAAGGGCCTCAGGGTCACATCATTATGGAGCAAATTGCCGGCAGCGGCATTGAAGATTACATCCGTATCGACACCGTGCGGGCCATGCTCAAAAACCATCAGAACGGTCAAGGAGATTATGCACGCCGGATCTGGACCATTTATATGTTCGCGCTCTGGCACACGACATATATGGAAGAGCTGCCGAGTCCGTCACTAGCGCATGCGTTGTAG
- the motB gene encoding flagellar motor protein MotB — protein sequence MKKKHKKEHHEEHVDESWLIPYADLLTLLLALFIVLFSMSSIDAKKYEQMSQAFSMAFSGGTGVLQNDGITPIQMPSTPSEAQTSGNQTERQEQMRQEQEDMEELKRQLDQYIQDNNLTTQLNTLLNHSHLMITISDNTLFDSGSAEVKTVARDLAMSISSMLREYPGYEIKVSGHTDNLPIHNWQYRSNWDLSADRAINFMKVLLENAGLDPSRFSAVGFGEYRPVDTNDTLEGRAKNRRVEVSILRNFTDQTPADGASAQ from the coding sequence GTGAAGAAAAAGCATAAGAAGGAGCATCATGAGGAACACGTCGACGAATCCTGGCTCATTCCTTATGCCGACCTCTTGACCTTGCTGCTCGCGCTTTTTATCGTGTTGTTCTCGATGAGCAGCATTGATGCGAAGAAGTATGAACAAATGAGCCAAGCTTTCAGTATGGCTTTTAGCGGGGGCACAGGGGTGCTTCAAAATGACGGTATAACTCCAATCCAAATGCCCAGCACTCCGAGCGAGGCCCAGACATCCGGCAACCAGACCGAACGTCAGGAGCAGATGAGACAAGAGCAAGAGGACATGGAGGAGCTGAAACGGCAGCTCGACCAATATATCCAAGATAATAATCTCACGACTCAACTGAATACACTGCTGAACCACTCGCATCTAATGATCACGATCAGCGATAATACGCTGTTTGATTCAGGCAGTGCGGAAGTGAAAACCGTTGCGAGAGACTTGGCCATGAGTATCTCTTCGATGCTGCGGGAGTATCCGGGGTACGAAATCAAGGTCTCCGGGCATACGGATAACCTGCCTATCCATAACTGGCAATACCGGTCTAACTGGGATTTAAGCGCAGATCGGGCGATTAATTTCATGAAGGTATTACTTGAGAATGCCGGCCTCGATCCGAGCCGCTTCAGTGCCGTAGGATTTGGAGAATACCGGCCGGTGGATACGAACGATACCTTAGAAGGGCGTGCCAAAAACCGTAGGGTGGAGGTCTCCATTCTCCGTAATTTTACGGATCAGACTCCAGCGGACGGAGCTTCTGCTCAATAA
- the motA gene encoding flagellar motor stator protein MotA, producing the protein MEKSTIIGIVLGLVAVVGGMALKHAPVGSLVNPAAFMIIFVGTAASLFIAFPMSELKKFPKLMKLVFTTPQLTSREELMLLFQDLASITRREGLLALESKVDEMQDPFLRNGMRMIIDGNDQEFVHDVLMEDISAMEERHRVGALIFTQAGTYAPTLGVLGAVIGLIAALADMSDINKLSAAIAAAFVATLLGIFTGYVLWHPIANKLKRMSRREVEIRMMMVEGLLSIQSGVSTIAISQKLSVFMTPEERAKMSEKGADGGEEKA; encoded by the coding sequence ATGGAAAAGTCGACGATAATCGGAATCGTTCTTGGTCTGGTAGCTGTTGTTGGAGGTATGGCGCTCAAGCATGCGCCGGTTGGGTCTCTGGTTAACCCTGCCGCTTTCATGATCATTTTTGTCGGTACGGCCGCATCGCTATTCATAGCCTTTCCGATGTCTGAGCTCAAGAAGTTTCCAAAATTAATGAAGCTTGTATTCACTACTCCCCAACTGACGTCCCGTGAAGAATTGATGCTATTGTTTCAAGACCTGGCTTCGATTACACGCCGGGAAGGTTTGCTGGCTTTAGAGTCGAAAGTGGACGAGATGCAAGACCCTTTCCTCCGTAACGGAATGAGGATGATCATTGACGGTAACGACCAGGAATTCGTACATGATGTGCTTATGGAAGATATCTCTGCAATGGAGGAACGGCATCGCGTGGGTGCGCTGATTTTTACACAAGCAGGGACGTATGCTCCAACGCTTGGCGTTTTGGGTGCGGTTATTGGTTTGATTGCCGCATTGGCGGATATGAGCGATATTAACAAATTGTCTGCCGCTATTGCCGCTGCATTCGTTGCTACTCTGCTTGGTATTTTTACTGGTTACGTATTGTGGCATCCGATAGCCAACAAGCTTAAAAGAATGTCCAGACGCGAAGTGGAGATACGTATGATGATGGTGGAAGGTCTTTTATCGATCCAGTCGGGTGTTTCGACGATCGCTATCAGCCAGAAGCTTTCTGTATTTATGACGCCTGAAGAACGCGCGAAGATGTCGGAGAAAGGGGCAGACGGCGGTGAAGAAAAAGCATAA
- a CDS encoding metal ABC transporter permease — translation MNDFWIILTAVLVACSCSLLGCFLVLRRMAMIGDAISHSVLPGIVIAFLISGSKDSLFMMIGAAVFGLITVYLIQWFHQNGVQSDAAIGVVFTALFAVGVVLVSLYSRQVHLDLDHVLFGEIMFVPWERWMVGEIDLGPKAVWVLGFVLTLSSLLIGLFYKQFKICAFDPAMAAAAGIPVALFHYLLMGLVSVTTVASFESVGAILVVGLLVVPAATAYLLTERLSRMIFYSMGIGALSAVSGYYISVLLDASIAGCMITMAGILFVVALLFSPTHGVVWRKLRQKRLSREEAA, via the coding sequence ATGAACGACTTCTGGATCATTCTCACAGCGGTGCTTGTTGCCTGCTCCTGCAGCTTGCTGGGCTGCTTTCTGGTGCTGCGCCGAATGGCGATGATCGGGGACGCGATCAGTCACTCTGTACTGCCCGGCATCGTCATTGCATTCCTGATTAGCGGTTCCAAGGATTCCCTGTTTATGATGATCGGCGCTGCGGTTTTCGGACTAATCACTGTATATCTCATTCAGTGGTTTCACCAGAACGGGGTGCAGTCTGACGCCGCCATCGGCGTAGTATTTACGGCATTGTTTGCCGTGGGTGTCGTACTGGTCAGCTTGTACAGCCGGCAGGTTCATCTAGACCTTGATCATGTGCTGTTCGGTGAGATTATGTTCGTGCCTTGGGAACGATGGATGGTGGGGGAAATCGATCTCGGTCCGAAAGCGGTCTGGGTTCTCGGGTTTGTACTTACGCTCAGCAGCTTGCTGATCGGCTTGTTTTATAAGCAGTTCAAAATCTGCGCCTTCGATCCTGCGATGGCGGCTGCGGCCGGTATTCCGGTTGCCTTATTTCATTACCTTCTGATGGGACTAGTGTCTGTGACGACCGTGGCTTCATTCGAGAGCGTAGGCGCCATTCTGGTGGTGGGACTTTTGGTCGTACCGGCGGCAACAGCGTATTTGTTAACGGAACGGCTTAGCCGGATGATCTTCTACAGTATGGGCATCGGGGCACTCAGTGCGGTGTCCGGATACTACATCTCCGTGCTGCTGGATGCTTCGATTGCGGGCTGCATGATTACCATGGCCGGCATTCTGTTCGTTGTTGCACTGCTCTTCTCTCCGACGCATGGTGTTGTGTGGCGCAAGCTGAGGCAGAAGCGGTTGTCGCGGGAGGAAGCGGCGTAA
- a CDS encoding metal ABC transporter permease, whose translation MWTHVMELFRDPNMQWILLGSILLGLSSGVLGSFAYLRKQSLMGDALAHAALPGVCIAFMLTGSKSIFFFLIGAVVAGIIATFGIGFVTRNTRIKQDAALGIVLSVFFGLGVVLLTKIQQSGNGNQSGLDTFMFGKAASMVLSDVITMAVAALVLVFICALLFKEFKLLSFDQGFAKGIGLPVAFLDQFMMFLIVVAVVIGIQAVGVVLMSALLITPAVSARYWTDKLGLMVVLSGTFGAVSGFVGTLISSSANNLPTGPVSVLAATLLFVVSVLFAPQRGMISKLLERLAVKRNVLAELKQQPRLHSFSGAEQANHKEGQA comes from the coding sequence ATGTGGACTCATGTAATGGAGCTTTTTCGCGATCCGAATATGCAGTGGATATTGCTCGGAAGCATACTGCTTGGCTTAAGCAGCGGCGTTCTGGGGAGCTTCGCCTACCTGCGGAAACAGAGTTTGATGGGTGATGCGCTCGCGCATGCGGCGCTTCCGGGCGTATGCATCGCTTTTATGCTGACGGGCTCCAAATCGATATTTTTCTTCCTGATCGGCGCGGTGGTTGCCGGGATCATCGCTACATTCGGTATTGGCTTTGTAACCCGCAATACACGAATCAAGCAGGATGCGGCGCTCGGAATCGTACTATCTGTGTTTTTCGGTCTCGGCGTCGTGCTGTTGACCAAAATTCAGCAAAGCGGTAACGGCAATCAAAGCGGGCTGGATACATTCATGTTCGGTAAAGCGGCTTCCATGGTATTGTCCGATGTCATTACGATGGCGGTGGCTGCGCTGGTACTTGTTTTCATCTGCGCTTTATTATTTAAAGAGTTCAAGCTGCTCAGCTTCGACCAAGGCTTTGCCAAAGGGATTGGACTGCCGGTCGCTTTCCTCGACCAGTTTATGATGTTCCTGATCGTGGTGGCTGTTGTCATTGGTATTCAAGCGGTCGGCGTTGTGCTCATGTCCGCACTGCTGATTACCCCCGCGGTATCCGCTCGATACTGGACGGATAAGCTTGGTCTGATGGTTGTCCTGTCGGGCACTTTCGGTGCGGTGAGCGGCTTCGTCGGAACGTTGATCAGCAGTAGCGCTAACAATTTGCCGACCGGACCGGTTAGCGTGTTGGCAGCAACACTGCTGTTCGTAGTCTCGGTGCTGTTCGCACCGCAGCGCGGAATGATATCCAAGCTGCTGGAGAGGCTGGCGGTGAAACGGAACGTACTCGCTGAGCTCAAGCAACAACCGAGACTGCACAGCTTTAGCGGGGCGGAGCAAGCCAATCATAAGGAGGGGCAGGCATGA
- a CDS encoding metal ABC transporter ATP-binding protein, whose protein sequence is MREQQRPLSIEGMTVAYQKKPVLQDITFNIPEGKLIGIVGPNGAGKSTLIKAALGLIPRVTGDVSIYGKPYKEQRKLVGYVPQRESVDWDFPTNALDVVMMGRYGHLGWFKKPGTKERQIAMDCLEKVGMVDFAGRQISQLSGGQQQRIFLARALAQDARLYFMDEPFVGVDAATEKAIITLLNELKKQGKTVLVVHHDLSTVKEYFDWVMLLNVKLMGIGPTDELFTKENLQRTYGGRLTLLNRNDDAIIVSAR, encoded by the coding sequence ATGAGAGAGCAGCAACGTCCGTTATCCATTGAAGGAATGACGGTTGCTTATCAGAAAAAACCCGTGCTGCAGGATATTACCTTCAACATCCCGGAAGGCAAGCTGATCGGTATCGTCGGACCGAACGGCGCCGGTAAATCCACGCTCATAAAAGCGGCCCTTGGACTCATCCCCCGTGTGACGGGGGACGTCTCCATCTATGGGAAACCTTATAAAGAGCAGCGGAAGCTTGTCGGATATGTGCCGCAGCGGGAGTCCGTGGATTGGGATTTTCCGACCAACGCTCTGGATGTCGTCATGATGGGGCGCTACGGGCACTTGGGCTGGTTTAAAAAACCGGGGACGAAGGAACGGCAGATCGCTATGGACTGCTTGGAAAAGGTAGGCATGGTTGACTTTGCCGGACGGCAAATTAGCCAACTTTCCGGGGGACAGCAGCAGCGCATTTTCCTGGCAAGGGCGCTGGCGCAGGATGCCCGGCTGTATTTTATGGATGAACCGTTCGTCGGTGTGGATGCCGCAACAGAGAAGGCGATTATTACTCTGTTGAACGAGCTTAAGAAGCAGGGTAAAACCGTGCTTGTTGTGCATCATGATCTTTCGACGGTCAAAGAATACTTTGACTGGGTTATGCTTCTGAATGTAAAGCTGATGGGGATCGGCCCGACCGATGAGTTATTTACGAAAGAAAACCTGCAGCGGACGTACGGCGGCAGACTGACCCTGCTGAACCGCAACGACGATGCGATCATAGTGAGTGCGAGGTGA
- a CDS encoding zinc ABC transporter substrate-binding protein, translated as METKSSMLSFKRFIMTILFLGLAVTLAACGGSKEVGGNTADEGKIKVTSTIGMIHDLVKQVGGEHVEAYGLMQPGVDPHLYKASQGDLKKLEQADIIFYNGLHLEGKMIDIFEQMAKSKPTVAVTKNIAESELLASDEEGMEHDPHVWFNVQHWISATETIRDELVKVDAAHADSYKSNANAYIKELEEMDQYAKAQLATIPQQQRVLVTAHDAFGYFGKAYGVEVRGLQGMNTASEYGSKDVSDLRDYLVANQIKAVFVESSVPKKSIEAVIEGAKRQGHEIQIGGELFSDAMGEEGTPVGTYLGMVRHNVDTIVKALK; from the coding sequence ATGGAAACTAAATCATCGATGTTATCATTCAAAAGGTTCATCATGACGATTCTTTTCTTGGGGTTGGCCGTTACCTTGGCCGCATGCGGAGGCTCGAAGGAAGTTGGAGGGAATACAGCTGATGAAGGAAAAATCAAAGTGACTTCTACCATCGGGATGATCCATGATCTGGTGAAGCAAGTTGGCGGAGAGCACGTCGAAGCTTACGGCTTGATGCAGCCCGGTGTAGATCCGCATTTATATAAGGCGTCACAAGGGGATTTAAAAAAATTGGAGCAGGCCGATATTATTTTTTATAACGGGCTGCACTTGGAAGGAAAAATGATCGATATTTTTGAGCAAATGGCTAAATCCAAGCCAACCGTAGCGGTTACGAAAAATATCGCCGAATCGGAATTGCTTGCTTCCGATGAAGAAGGAATGGAGCACGATCCGCATGTTTGGTTTAATGTGCAGCATTGGATCAGCGCAACGGAGACGATCCGTGATGAGCTTGTGAAGGTGGATGCCGCGCATGCAGACAGCTACAAGAGCAATGCCAATGCTTACATTAAGGAGCTGGAAGAAATGGATCAATACGCCAAAGCTCAACTGGCGACCATTCCACAGCAGCAGCGGGTCCTTGTCACCGCTCACGACGCTTTCGGATACTTCGGTAAAGCCTACGGCGTTGAAGTTAGAGGGCTGCAGGGAATGAATACCGCTTCGGAATACGGTTCCAAGGATGTCAGCGATCTTAGGGATTACCTGGTTGCTAATCAAATCAAGGCTGTATTCGTGGAATCCAGTGTTCCCAAGAAATCGATCGAGGCGGTCATTGAAGGCGCGAAAAGGCAAGGACATGAAATCCAGATCGGCGGTGAATTGTTCTCCGATGCGATGGGAGAGGAAGGCACCCCGGTAGGAACATACCTTGGCATGGTGCGTCATAATGTAGATACCATTGTAAAGGCGCTAAAATAA
- a CDS encoding penicillin-binding transpeptidase domain-containing protein — translation MKKPIGMDDPQKQEMSKRRNFTFRINLFFFFTFFLFSVLIVRLAMLQFVEGKELQAEKDKINKANTPIPPIRGNIYDRVGAPIAYTTSTQSLYFRIESDQPQDEVIALARKLADIFAKFGSPTAPQLTPENIILDMDVGYDLDKNKVSSPSYFSVPRRIKSGLTPDEMAYLLEHRDELKWIEIMEESIRLYDQETIAVQLVGYMRPFSRAREARYGLNFYKDKTKTEGYMDTEYVGYDGIELMYQEQLRGQNGMKSYPVNAQHKIIGPVEITKPVKGNNLFLTIDRNVQLTTEQAIMDHIKYLKSPEGRANSYVARGRNAVAGYAVAMEVDTGKVVAMASMPDYDPSVWAGGIPQSEYDRIQPYVNNGTITTAYPDYPTKEERDKHPTSIVYMGSVIKPLSVLIGLNEGLFTPSTRYPDTGVFTYGKDNNARLRNSDGKAWGMINATQAIQYSSNTFMSAMIGNALYMKTGGTKAIETWDQYLAKFGLGVLTGSGLPKEYEGLSEYKTNTRESPQQRMVFASWGQNQKYTTLQLAQFVTTLATRGERLQPLLVDRIETYEGQLVQKFDQKVVLDKSEFPQVYWDTVIKGMENVGVQGFADFPYKFARKTGTSTQVVGGREVDNAVFIAFAPYDKPKLAVAVVVPEGGFGSYGAAPIARKIFDAYDQKYGLDGVPKGAAGAANAQQ, via the coding sequence ATGAAAAAGCCCATCGGAATGGATGACCCGCAAAAGCAGGAGATGAGCAAACGCCGCAATTTTACTTTTCGCATCAATCTGTTTTTTTTCTTTACCTTTTTCCTGTTTTCCGTATTGATCGTAAGGCTGGCGATGCTTCAATTCGTCGAGGGCAAGGAACTGCAGGCAGAGAAAGACAAGATCAATAAAGCGAACACACCGATCCCGCCGATCCGGGGTAACATCTATGACCGGGTTGGAGCGCCGATCGCTTACACGACATCCACACAGTCTCTCTATTTTCGCATAGAATCGGATCAGCCGCAGGACGAAGTCATCGCGCTTGCCCGCAAGCTGGCTGATATTTTCGCCAAATTCGGGAGCCCCACCGCTCCGCAGCTGACGCCGGAAAATATTATCCTGGATATGGATGTCGGATATGATTTGGATAAGAATAAAGTGAGCTCGCCGAGCTACTTTTCCGTTCCGCGGCGCATCAAGTCCGGTCTGACGCCGGACGAAATGGCTTATCTTCTTGAGCACAGGGATGAGCTGAAGTGGATTGAAATCATGGAGGAAAGCATCCGGCTTTACGACCAGGAGACGATCGCAGTCCAACTGGTCGGGTATATGCGTCCCTTCTCCAGAGCTAGGGAAGCGAGATACGGCTTGAACTTCTATAAGGACAAGACGAAGACGGAAGGATACATGGATACGGAATACGTCGGCTACGACGGGATCGAGCTCATGTATCAGGAGCAGCTGCGGGGCCAGAACGGGATGAAGTCTTACCCTGTCAACGCCCAGCACAAAATCATCGGACCCGTGGAAATCACGAAGCCGGTGAAAGGAAATAACCTCTTTCTGACGATCGACCGGAACGTGCAGCTGACCACGGAGCAGGCCATTATGGATCATATTAAATATTTAAAGAGTCCAGAAGGTCGCGCTAATTCTTATGTCGCCAGGGGAAGGAATGCCGTTGCGGGATATGCTGTCGCCATGGAGGTCGATACGGGGAAAGTCGTCGCGATGGCCAGTATGCCAGACTACGATCCGAGTGTATGGGCTGGAGGTATTCCTCAGAGCGAGTATGACCGGATACAGCCCTACGTGAATAACGGCACCATCACAACGGCCTATCCGGATTATCCGACCAAGGAGGAGCGGGATAAGCACCCTACCTCGATTGTTTACATGGGATCCGTTATTAAACCGTTGTCCGTACTGATCGGGTTAAACGAAGGCTTATTTACTCCAAGTACTAGGTACCCTGATACCGGTGTGTTCACCTACGGGAAGGACAATAACGCCAGACTGCGCAACTCCGACGGCAAAGCTTGGGGGATGATCAATGCCACGCAGGCCATCCAGTACTCGTCCAATACGTTCATGTCCGCCATGATCGGCAACGCTTTGTATATGAAAACCGGCGGTACCAAAGCGATCGAGACATGGGACCAATACTTGGCTAAATTCGGCCTTGGCGTATTGACGGGGAGCGGCTTACCCAAGGAGTACGAGGGCTTGAGCGAATACAAAACCAACACGAGAGAAAGCCCGCAGCAGCGCATGGTTTTCGCCTCCTGGGGTCAGAACCAGAAATATACCACGCTTCAGCTAGCCCAATTCGTTACTACGCTCGCTACTCGCGGAGAGCGGCTGCAGCCGCTGCTTGTAGACCGAATTGAGACCTATGAAGGGCAGCTGGTCCAAAAGTTCGACCAAAAGGTCGTGCTGGATAAAAGTGAATTTCCGCAGGTTTATTGGGATACGGTGATTAAAGGGATGGAGAATGTTGGTGTGCAGGGCTTTGCAGACTTCCCTTATAAGTTTGCAAGAAAAACCGGTACATCCACACAGGTCGTCGGGGGCCGAGAAGTCGATAACGCCGTATTTATCGCCTTCGCTCCTTACGATAAGCCGAAGCTTGCCGTCGCCGTGGTCGTTCCCGAGGGAGGATTCGGTTCCTACGGCGCCGCGCCGATCGCGCGTAAAATTTTCGATGCTTATGATCAGAAGTATGGACTTGACGGTGTGCCCAAAGGCGCCGCAGGGGCTGCAAATGCTCAGCAATAA